CGACCTAACCGAGCGAGTCTTGTCGTTTCCGCTTCCGGTCGTCATCGCTTGCACCGGTCACGCCGTAGCCATGGGCGTGTTCCTTCTCCTCTCGGGTGACTACCGAGTGGGCGCCACGGGTCCTTTCAAGATCACCGCCAATGAGGTGGCCATCGGACTCACGATGCCTCGCGCGGCCGTGGAGATCTGCCGGCAGCGGCTCGCGCCAGCACACTTCAACCGGGCGACGATCCTGGCCGAGCCGTATACGCCAGACACTGCCGTGGAGGCCGGATTCCTGGACCGGGTAGTCGACCCGTCCCAGCTATCGAGCGTGGTTGGTGAGATCGCGGGGCAGTTGACCCAGCTCGACCTCGATGCGCATCGAGCAACCAAACAGAGGGCTCGAGGCGCGACGCTCCAGGCGGTTCACGACGCCATCGAGGCGGACGCCGGCGACCTATCTCGAGCACGAGCGACGACCGTAGCGTGACGACGTTCCGGTATCGTCCCGAGCAGCATGCCCAGAGCGAAGCAGCGGACTCCTGAACTGCGCGAGAAGGTCTTGCAGGTCGCTGTCGAGATGCTTACCAGCGATGGTCTCGCCGGGTTCACGGCCCGCAAGGTTGCCGAAGGGGCCGACACGTCGACTCCAGCGGTATACGAGCTGTTCGGTGACAAGGCCGGACTTGTGCGCGAGGTGTTCTTCGAAGGTTTCCGCATGCTGTACGGGCGCCTTGAGCACCTAGAGCACCTTGAATCATCGGCGGATCCACGGGCCGACCTCGCAGAGGTCATGCTGGTGCTGCGTCGCTTCGCCAGGGACAACCCCACTCTGGCCGAGCTCATGTTCTCCCGGCCCTTCGCCGACTTCGACCCCCGGCCCGCCGACCGGAATGCCGGGGCCGCCGTTCGGGAGTTCATCGTCGCCCGTGTCCGTCGCTGCATCGACGCGGGGATTATCTCGGGCGACCCGACTGATATCTCTCACGTTCTGTTAGCCGTGGTCCAAGGGCTCGCCTTGCAGGAGACGGCTGGTTGGCTTGGTAGCTCCAAAGCTTCGATAGACCGCCGTTGGAGTTTGGCCCTAGACGCAGTCCTTCGCGGGCTATCCCCGGCAGGCGACAAGATCACGCGTTAGTCGCCGAGGCCGCTCTGATCTGCCGCGGCGCGCCAGAGCCGACCGTCGTGGTGACCGTAAAGCTGCTCGGGAGACCACCCGGTGAGGCCTGGA
This window of the Acidimicrobiales bacterium genome carries:
- a CDS encoding crotonase/enoyl-CoA hydratase family protein; this encodes MTPRVTYQLEGSVATIALDDGKVNVMSLEMICEINQALDRASDDRAVVILRGRDGVFSAGFDLPVLRAGGDEAFRMLRAGFDLTERVLSFPLPVVIACTGHAVAMGVFLLLSGDYRVGATGPFKITANEVAIGLTMPRAAVEICRQRLAPAHFNRATILAEPYTPDTAVEAGFLDRVVDPSQLSSVVGEIAGQLTQLDLDAHRATKQRARGATLQAVHDAIEADAGDLSRARATTVA
- a CDS encoding TetR/AcrR family transcriptional regulator, encoding MPRAKQRTPELREKVLQVAVEMLTSDGLAGFTARKVAEGADTSTPAVYELFGDKAGLVREVFFEGFRMLYGRLEHLEHLESSADPRADLAEVMLVLRRFARDNPTLAELMFSRPFADFDPRPADRNAGAAVREFIVARVRRCIDAGIISGDPTDISHVLLAVVQGLALQETAGWLGSSKASIDRRWSLALDAVLRGLSPAGDKITR